A portion of the Streptomyces coeruleoprunus genome contains these proteins:
- a CDS encoding Rv1733c family protein has product MKDRKGVAPVPTATGLVSTAAGLRRWRHNALCRTTDLVEAWVAFVALLLLCVGAPLAGLLVGGAADASLQRSARLQQEQRHTVTAQVVGPAPAARSALPARAETAEQQLRGPVTARWTAPDGSHRTGTVTVSRETAEPGDTLTLWTDVRGRPVTRPLGPDTAREHAVLAGAGAAATAAALVEGARRLVVWRLTQRRYARLDRAWAAAGPDWGRTGAGG; this is encoded by the coding sequence GTGAAGGACAGGAAGGGGGTGGCGCCGGTGCCCACGGCCACCGGACTGGTGTCCACGGCCGCCGGACTGCGGCGCTGGCGGCACAACGCGCTGTGCCGTACCACCGATCTCGTCGAGGCCTGGGTGGCGTTCGTCGCGCTGCTGCTGCTCTGTGTCGGCGCTCCGCTCGCGGGGCTGCTGGTCGGCGGTGCGGCCGACGCGTCGCTCCAGCGCTCGGCCCGGCTCCAGCAGGAACAGCGGCACACGGTCACCGCCCAGGTCGTCGGCCCCGCCCCGGCCGCCCGGTCGGCGCTGCCGGCCCGGGCCGAGACCGCCGAACAGCAACTGCGGGGCCCGGTCACGGCACGCTGGACGGCACCCGACGGCAGCCACCGCACCGGCACGGTGACCGTCTCGCGGGAGACCGCGGAGCCGGGTGACACGCTCACCCTCTGGACCGACGTACGGGGACGGCCCGTCACCAGGCCGCTCGGCCCGGACACGGCGCGCGAGCACGCCGTCCTGGCCGGGGCGGGCGCGGCCGCCACCGCTGCGGCGCTCGTCGAGGGCGCGCGGCGGCTCGTCGTATGGCGGCTGACGCAGCGGCGGTACGCGCGTCTGGACCGGGCGTGGGCGGCGGCCGGACCCGACTGGGGCCGCACCGGCGCGGGTGGCTGA
- a CDS encoding MOSC domain-containing protein — protein MPSEEVTPNPVLSSLHIHPVKALGGFSPARAVVEPWGLAGDRRWMLVDTAGKAVTQRQFVRLALARAELLPGGGIRVGAPGRAPLTVAVPDPVAVGTTVVDIFGTKVEAVPADPAADAWFGGHLDAEVRLVHMDDPATRRAVDPAHALPGETVTFADGYPLLITTTASLAALNSLIARGDHAEEGPLPMERFRPTVVVDGTAPWEEDRWTRIAIGEVTFRVAKPCGRCVVTTTDQRTAERGKEPLRTLTRHRRFGNKVVFGQNLVPESTGTLKVGDPVTVLAAREPGEPAGA, from the coding sequence ATGCCGAGCGAAGAGGTCACGCCGAACCCTGTCCTGAGTTCTCTGCACATCCACCCGGTGAAGGCCCTCGGGGGCTTCTCGCCCGCTCGGGCGGTCGTCGAGCCCTGGGGCCTCGCCGGGGACCGCCGCTGGATGCTCGTCGACACGGCGGGGAAGGCGGTGACGCAGCGTCAGTTCGTGCGGCTCGCCCTGGCGCGCGCCGAGCTGCTGCCCGGCGGGGGCATCCGTGTGGGGGCACCCGGCCGGGCACCGCTGACCGTGGCCGTGCCCGACCCCGTGGCCGTCGGCACGACGGTGGTGGACATCTTCGGCACCAAGGTCGAGGCGGTGCCCGCCGACCCCGCGGCGGACGCCTGGTTCGGCGGCCACCTGGACGCCGAGGTGCGTCTGGTGCACATGGACGACCCGGCGACCCGACGCGCCGTCGACCCCGCGCACGCCCTGCCGGGCGAGACCGTCACCTTCGCGGACGGCTACCCCCTGCTGATCACCACGACCGCCTCGCTGGCGGCGCTCAACTCCCTGATCGCGCGGGGCGACCACGCGGAGGAGGGGCCGCTGCCCATGGAGCGCTTCCGGCCCACCGTCGTCGTCGACGGCACGGCCCCGTGGGAGGAGGACCGGTGGACGCGCATCGCCATCGGCGAGGTCACCTTCCGGGTCGCCAAGCCGTGCGGGCGCTGTGTCGTGACGACCACCGACCAGCGCACGGCCGAGCGCGGCAAGGAACCGCTGCGGACACTCACGCGGCACCGCCGCTTCGGCAACAAGGTCGTGTTCGGGCAGAACCTCGTCCCGGAGTCCACCGGCACCCTGAAGGTGGGCGACCCGGTCACGGTGCTCGCCGCCCGGGAGCCCGGGGAGCCGGCGGGCGCATAG
- a CDS encoding DUF6643 family protein, producing the protein MTSPRASYGGAYYHAPSFPDTPIYDSLVAERGTPQIAPIRVPSAYDTGSTYLPALPAALPALPAAPAPQPTTPSYGGGYGYPQPAAPQPAPLQHAPAPYIPQQPTAPRGYPGPQYPQQQQRPVATGYEAMRPAAAPRPAPAPMAAPYDPYQRPYQGGGY; encoded by the coding sequence ATGACCTCCCCCCGTGCCTCGTACGGCGGTGCGTACTACCACGCGCCGTCGTTCCCGGACACCCCGATCTACGACTCCCTGGTCGCAGAGCGGGGCACGCCTCAGATCGCCCCGATCCGAGTGCCTTCCGCGTACGACACCGGCAGCACGTACCTGCCGGCGCTGCCCGCGGCCCTCCCCGCCCTCCCGGCGGCTCCCGCCCCGCAGCCGACGACGCCCTCGTACGGCGGCGGGTACGGCTACCCCCAGCCGGCCGCTCCGCAGCCCGCCCCGCTGCAGCACGCCCCGGCCCCGTACATCCCGCAGCAGCCCACCGCCCCGCGCGGCTACCCGGGACCGCAGTACCCGCAACAGCAGCAGCGCCCGGTCGCCACCGGTTACGAGGCGATGCGCCCGGCCGCCGCGCCGCGCCCCGCTCCGGCCCCCATGGCCGCGCCCTACGACCCCTACCAGCGGCCGTACCAGGGCGGGGGTTACTGA
- a CDS encoding TerD family protein, whose product MGAGMSMLKGANVPVRARAVRVELGWRSGPGVPDVDASALLLVSGKVRSDADFVFYNQQTHPSGSVRHEGKRTSGASVTDSLTVDLDGVEPAVERIVLTASADGGGFARVPDLHIRVLDTATGAEVARYDSRDATVETAFILGELYRRQGAWKFRAVGQGYGTGLEGLATDFGITVDEPQQPAAPPRSATAPTVPHRAPAPRQAPAPRPAPAPAPAPRPAPAPAPVSRPAPTPARAPVPPPATPVTPAPAPVRLSKVTLTKEAPSVSLAKQGGTSGVMRVNLNWGVRKQFRGWGTKRGRAVAHHSDLDLDLCALYELTNGDKGVVQALGNTFGALHHPPYIHLDGDDRTGAVETGENLTINLDHRHAFRRILVFVTIYEGARSFADLHATVTLEPQHGAPVEFSLDECTVPSTVCALALITRQGDDLVVQREARYLVPARGVSPQRTIDRAYGWGMNWTPGRK is encoded by the coding sequence ATGGGGGCGGGCATGTCCATGCTTAAGGGAGCCAATGTTCCGGTGCGAGCGCGAGCTGTTCGCGTCGAATTGGGATGGCGTTCAGGTCCGGGGGTGCCGGATGTCGACGCCTCCGCGCTACTGCTCGTGTCGGGGAAAGTGCGCTCCGACGCGGACTTCGTGTTCTACAACCAGCAGACGCACCCCTCGGGTTCCGTACGGCACGAGGGAAAGCGCACGTCGGGCGCGTCCGTGACGGACAGCCTCACCGTCGACCTCGACGGCGTCGAACCGGCCGTCGAGCGGATCGTCCTCACGGCCTCGGCCGACGGGGGCGGCTTCGCCCGCGTACCGGACCTCCACATCCGGGTCCTCGACACCGCGACCGGCGCCGAGGTCGCGCGGTACGACAGCCGGGACGCGACCGTCGAGACCGCGTTCATCCTCGGCGAGCTGTACCGGCGACAGGGGGCCTGGAAGTTCCGAGCCGTCGGACAGGGCTACGGCACCGGACTCGAAGGCCTCGCCACGGACTTCGGCATCACGGTGGACGAGCCCCAGCAGCCGGCCGCGCCGCCCCGCTCGGCCACCGCGCCGACGGTCCCGCACCGCGCCCCGGCCCCGCGCCAGGCCCCGGCCCCGCGCCCCGCTCCGGCCCCCGCGCCGGCGCCGCGCCCCGCTCCGGCTCCCGCGCCCGTGTCGCGCCCGGCGCCCACACCGGCCCGCGCCCCGGTCCCGCCGCCCGCCACGCCGGTCACCCCGGCGCCCGCGCCGGTACGCCTCTCGAAAGTCACCCTGACGAAGGAGGCCCCGTCCGTCTCCCTCGCCAAACAGGGCGGAACCTCCGGCGTCATGCGCGTGAACCTCAACTGGGGCGTGCGCAAGCAGTTCCGCGGCTGGGGCACCAAGCGCGGCCGCGCAGTCGCCCACCACTCCGACCTCGACCTGGACCTGTGCGCCCTCTACGAGCTGACGAACGGTGACAAAGGCGTCGTCCAGGCCCTCGGCAACACCTTCGGCGCCCTCCACCACCCGCCGTACATCCACCTCGACGGCGACGACCGCACCGGAGCGGTGGAGACCGGCGAGAACCTCACCATCAACCTCGACCACAGGCACGCGTTCCGCCGGATCCTCGTCTTCGTCACCATCTACGAGGGCGCCCGCAGCTTCGCCGACCTCCACGCCACCGTCACGCTCGAGCCGCAGCACGGCGCGCCCGTCGAGTTCTCCCTCGACGAGTGCACCGTCCCCTCCACCGTCTGCGCCCTCGCCCTCATCACTCGTCAGGGCGACGACCTCGTCGTCCAGCGCGAGGCCCGCTACCTGGTCCCCGCGCGGGGCGTCAGCCCGCAGCGCACCATCGACCGCGCCTACGGGTGGGGCATGAACTGGACGCCCGGCAGGAAGTAG
- a CDS encoding glycosyltransferase, whose product MSILAWIALGSCTIWAWLLLGQGFFWRTDQRLPRRAAEPDRWPSVAVVVPARDEAEVLPVSLPSLLGQDYPGAAEVFLVDDGSDDGTGDLARQLAARHGGLPLTVTSPGPPEPGWTGKLWALRHGIGLARARAGGAPDFLLLTDADIAHAPDSLRTLVAATANDLDLVSQMARLRVAGAWERLIVPAFVYFFCQLYPFRWINREGARTTAAAGGCVLLRTAVAERAGVPDAVRGAVIDDVSLARAVRRCGGRIWLGLAERVDSVRPYPRLGDLWRMVSRCAYAQLRHSVLLLAGTVAGLCLVYLAPPVCLAVGLFGGDAVAAWAGGAAWAVMAGTYAPMLRYYRQPLWWAPLLPVTAVLYLLMTVDSAVQHHRGRGAAWKGRTYPRPQTAPER is encoded by the coding sequence ATGAGCATTCTTGCGTGGATTGCCCTGGGATCGTGCACCATCTGGGCCTGGCTGCTGCTGGGGCAGGGCTTCTTCTGGCGTACGGATCAGCGTCTGCCGCGCCGGGCGGCCGAGCCGGACCGGTGGCCGTCGGTCGCCGTGGTGGTCCCGGCGCGGGACGAGGCGGAGGTGCTGCCGGTGAGCCTGCCGTCGCTGCTCGGCCAGGACTATCCGGGTGCGGCGGAGGTGTTCCTGGTCGACGACGGGAGTGACGACGGTACGGGCGACCTCGCCCGGCAGCTCGCGGCGCGGCACGGCGGGCTGCCGCTGACGGTGACGTCACCGGGCCCGCCGGAGCCCGGCTGGACCGGCAAGCTGTGGGCGCTGCGGCACGGGATCGGGCTGGCACGCGCGCGTGCCGGGGGCGCGCCGGACTTCCTGCTGTTGACGGACGCGGACATCGCGCACGCGCCGGACAGTCTGCGCACCCTGGTGGCGGCGACGGCGAACGATCTGGACCTGGTGTCGCAGATGGCGCGGCTCCGGGTGGCGGGGGCGTGGGAGCGGCTGATCGTGCCGGCCTTCGTCTACTTCTTCTGTCAGCTCTATCCGTTCCGGTGGATCAACCGGGAGGGCGCCCGGACCACGGCGGCCGCCGGGGGCTGTGTGCTGCTGCGGACGGCGGTCGCCGAGCGGGCGGGCGTACCGGACGCCGTGCGGGGCGCGGTGATCGACGACGTGTCGCTGGCGCGGGCGGTGCGGCGCTGCGGGGGACGGATCTGGCTGGGTCTCGCGGAGCGGGTGGACAGCGTGCGGCCGTATCCGCGGCTGGGTGATCTGTGGCGGATGGTGTCGCGGTGTGCGTACGCGCAGCTCCGGCACAGTGTCCTGCTGCTGGCGGGGACGGTGGCGGGACTGTGCCTCGTCTACCTGGCGCCGCCCGTGTGCCTGGCCGTGGGGCTGTTCGGCGGTGACGCGGTGGCCGCCTGGGCGGGGGGCGCGGCGTGGGCGGTGATGGCCGGCACGTACGCGCCGATGCTCCGCTACTACCGGCAGCCCTTGTGGTGGGCGCCCCTGCTGCCGGTGACGGCGGTGCTGTACCTGCTGATGACGGTCGACTCGGCGGTGCAGCACCACCGCGGCCGGGGCGCCGCCTGGAAGGGGCGTACGTACCCGCGTCCCCAGACGGCGCCCGAGCGGTGA
- a CDS encoding glutamate racemase → MKIALMDSGIGLLPTAAAVRRLRPDADLVLSSDPDGMPWGPRTPDDITEHALAVARAAAAHAPDALIVACNTASVHALPALRAELEPRIPVIGTVPAIKPAAAGGGPVAIWATPATTGSTYQRRLIREFADGHEVTGVPCHGLADAVQYADEERIDAAIDAAVALTPAGIRAVVLGCTHYELVEERIRTALAAKAEGELLLYGSAHAVAAQALRRIGAAPAPDAPAGAGLTVLLSGRLSPLPAAALGYAEGRLLAQGAAVA, encoded by the coding sequence GTGAAGATCGCGCTCATGGACTCCGGAATCGGGCTGCTGCCGACGGCCGCCGCGGTGCGCCGGCTGCGGCCGGACGCCGATCTCGTCCTGTCGTCCGACCCCGACGGCATGCCGTGGGGCCCCCGGACGCCCGACGACATCACCGAGCACGCCCTCGCCGTGGCCCGAGCCGCCGCCGCCCACGCCCCGGACGCCCTCATCGTGGCCTGCAACACCGCGTCGGTGCACGCCCTGCCCGCGCTCCGCGCCGAGCTGGAGCCCCGCATCCCCGTCATCGGCACCGTACCGGCCATCAAGCCCGCCGCGGCCGGCGGCGGCCCCGTCGCGATCTGGGCCACCCCCGCCACCACCGGCAGCACCTACCAGCGACGGCTGATCCGCGAGTTCGCCGACGGCCACGAGGTCACCGGGGTGCCCTGCCACGGCCTCGCCGACGCCGTCCAGTACGCCGACGAGGAGCGCATCGACGCCGCGATCGACGCGGCCGTCGCCCTCACCCCGGCCGGAATCCGGGCCGTCGTCCTCGGCTGCACCCACTACGAGCTGGTCGAGGAGCGCATCCGCACCGCGCTCGCCGCGAAGGCCGAAGGCGAGCTGCTCCTGTACGGCTCCGCCCACGCCGTCGCGGCCCAGGCGCTGCGCCGCATCGGCGCGGCCCCCGCCCCCGATGCCCCGGCGGGGGCCGGTCTCACGGTCCTGCTCAGCGGCCGCCTCTCCCCCCTCCCCGCCGCGGCCCTCGGCTACGCGGAGGGCCGCCTGCTGGCGCAGGGCGCCGCGGTCGCCTGA
- the lnt gene encoding apolipoprotein N-acyltransferase → MSATITPVDVAATSGKEERRVQRLLPGLVRPGAAALAGVLLYLSFPPRPLWWLAVPAFALLGWTLYGRRLRAGFGLGLVAGLAFLLPLLVWTGEEVGPVPWLALVAAESLFVAATGLGIAAVSRLPAWPVFAAAVWILGEAARARFPFGGFPWGKVAFGQADGVFLSLAAAGGTPLLGFAVVLCGFGLYEALRLVLAHRAARTTATTARRGPVAVAALAVLAPVAGALAAQPLVSVAAEDGTATVAAIQGNVPRLGLDFNAQRRAVLDNHADRTKQLADDVAAGKVAQPDFVLWPENSSDLDPYRNPDARTAIDSAVRRIGVPTVVGAVLTPDTGPLRNTLVQWDPRRGPVATYDKRHVQPFGEYIPMRSFVRIFNKDVDRVRRDFGPGEKVGVFDLAGTRVGMATCYEAAFDWAVRDTVTHGARLISVPSNNATFGFSEMTYQQLAMDRVRAVEHSRTVVVPVTSGVSAIILPDGGIVRQSRMFTPDALVAEVPLRSSLTPATRMGTLPEAALAAVAVGGLGWVAFGAVRRSAHRRKAAANQ, encoded by the coding sequence GTGAGCGCGACCATCACCCCCGTCGACGTAGCCGCCACCTCCGGCAAGGAGGAGCGACGCGTACAGCGCCTCCTGCCAGGGCTCGTACGACCCGGGGCGGCGGCGCTGGCGGGGGTGCTGCTGTACCTGAGCTTCCCGCCCCGCCCCCTGTGGTGGCTGGCCGTGCCGGCCTTCGCCCTCCTCGGCTGGACCCTGTACGGGCGACGGCTGCGCGCCGGGTTCGGCCTCGGGCTGGTGGCCGGGCTCGCGTTCCTGCTGCCGCTGCTGGTGTGGACCGGCGAGGAGGTCGGGCCGGTGCCGTGGCTGGCGCTGGTCGCCGCCGAATCGCTCTTCGTCGCCGCCACCGGCCTGGGCATCGCCGCCGTGTCGCGGCTGCCCGCGTGGCCGGTCTTCGCCGCCGCCGTCTGGATCCTGGGCGAGGCGGCCCGCGCCCGCTTCCCCTTCGGCGGCTTCCCCTGGGGCAAGGTCGCGTTCGGGCAGGCGGACGGCGTGTTCCTGTCCCTCGCCGCCGCGGGCGGCACCCCCCTGCTCGGCTTCGCCGTCGTCCTGTGCGGCTTCGGCCTGTACGAGGCGCTGCGGCTCGTGCTCGCCCACAGGGCCGCCCGGACCACGGCGACGACCGCACGCCGCGGCCCCGTCGCCGTAGCCGCACTCGCCGTCCTCGCCCCCGTCGCCGGCGCCCTGGCCGCCCAGCCGCTGGTGTCGGTCGCCGCCGAGGACGGCACCGCGACCGTCGCGGCCATCCAGGGCAACGTGCCCCGCCTCGGCCTCGACTTCAACGCCCAGCGCCGTGCGGTCCTCGACAACCACGCCGACCGCACCAAGCAGCTGGCCGACGACGTCGCCGCCGGCAAGGTCGCCCAGCCCGACTTCGTCCTGTGGCCGGAGAACTCCTCCGACCTGGACCCGTACCGCAACCCCGACGCCCGGACGGCCATCGACAGCGCCGTCCGGAGGATCGGCGTCCCGACGGTCGTCGGCGCCGTCCTCACGCCCGACACCGGCCCGCTCCGCAACACCCTCGTGCAGTGGGACCCGCGGCGGGGCCCGGTCGCCACGTACGACAAGCGGCACGTCCAGCCCTTCGGCGAGTACATCCCGATGCGGTCCTTCGTACGGATCTTCAACAAGGACGTCGACCGCGTTCGCCGCGACTTCGGCCCCGGCGAGAAGGTGGGCGTCTTCGACCTCGCCGGCACCCGCGTCGGCATGGCCACCTGCTACGAGGCGGCGTTCGACTGGGCCGTCCGCGACACCGTCACGCACGGCGCCCGGCTCATCTCCGTACCGAGCAACAACGCCACCTTCGGGTTCAGCGAGATGACCTACCAGCAGCTCGCCATGGACCGCGTACGGGCCGTCGAGCACAGCCGGACCGTGGTCGTGCCGGTCACCAGCGGTGTCAGCGCGATCATCCTCCCGGACGGCGGCATCGTGCGGCAGTCGCGGATGTTCACGCCGGACGCGCTGGTCGCCGAGGTGCCGCTGCGCTCCTCGCTCACCCCGGCCACCCGCATGGGAACCCTCCCCGAGGCGGCACTCGCCGCCGTCGCCGTCGGCGGGCTCGGATGGGTGGCGTTCGGCGCCGTACGCCGCTCCGCCCACCGCCGGAAGGCCGCGGCGAACCAGTAG
- a CDS encoding NUDIX domain-containing protein — MATPDFIKAVRATAGHQLLHLPGITAVVFDDEGRVLLVRRSDNGRWTLCGGIPEPGEQPGVAAVREVYEETAVECVAERVVLVAAEPQPVVYPNGDECQYMNITFRCRATGGEARVNDDESTEVGWFPLDTLPPLTEAEVFRIKQALTDEPTWFATMPAH; from the coding sequence ATGGCAACTCCCGACTTCATCAAGGCCGTTCGGGCCACCGCCGGTCACCAGCTGCTGCACCTGCCCGGTATCACCGCCGTCGTCTTCGACGACGAGGGGCGCGTGCTGCTCGTGCGACGTTCCGACAACGGCCGCTGGACGCTCTGCGGCGGCATCCCCGAGCCGGGGGAGCAGCCGGGCGTCGCGGCCGTGCGGGAGGTGTACGAGGAGACCGCCGTGGAGTGCGTGGCGGAGCGGGTCGTGCTCGTGGCGGCGGAGCCGCAGCCGGTGGTCTATCCGAACGGCGACGAGTGCCAGTACATGAACATCACCTTCCGCTGCCGTGCCACGGGCGGCGAGGCCCGGGTCAACGACGACGAGTCCACCGAGGTGGGCTGGTTCCCGCTGGACACCCTCCCGCCGCTGACCGAGGCCGAGGTGTTCCGGATCAAGCAGGCCCTCACCGACGAACCCACATGGTTCGCCACCATGCCGGCCCACTGA
- a CDS encoding 3-hydroxybutyrate dehydrogenase, whose amino-acid sequence MTAPTPSLPGPVPPHHSVALDLGGRTALVTGAAGGIGRACALRLASAGAEVRAVDRDADGLAALAARAGGLPGLVRTQVLDLTDLDAAEKAAEGVDVLVNNAGLQLVRPLEEFPPDVFHTVLTVMLEAPFRLIRGALPHMYAQGWGRIVNLSSVHGLRASAYKSAYVAAKHGLEGLSKTAALEGAPHGVTSNCVSPGYVRTPLVEAQIADQAAAHGIPPERVLTDVLLRDAALKRLVEPEEVAEAVAYLCTPQAAFVTGISLALDGGWTAH is encoded by the coding sequence ATGACCGCGCCCACACCCTCCCTCCCCGGCCCTGTGCCGCCGCACCACTCCGTCGCCCTGGACCTCGGCGGCCGCACCGCGCTCGTCACCGGCGCCGCCGGCGGCATCGGCCGCGCCTGCGCCCTGCGGCTCGCGTCCGCGGGCGCCGAGGTCAGGGCCGTCGACCGGGACGCCGACGGGCTCGCGGCCCTCGCCGCCCGGGCCGGGGGACTGCCCGGCCTCGTGCGCACCCAGGTCCTCGACCTCACCGACCTCGACGCCGCGGAGAAGGCCGCCGAGGGCGTGGACGTCCTCGTCAACAACGCCGGTCTGCAACTCGTACGCCCCTTGGAGGAGTTCCCGCCGGACGTGTTCCACACGGTCCTGACCGTCATGCTGGAGGCCCCGTTCCGCCTGATCAGGGGCGCGCTGCCGCACATGTACGCCCAGGGGTGGGGCCGCATCGTCAACCTGTCGTCCGTCCACGGGTTGCGCGCCTCCGCCTACAAGTCCGCCTATGTGGCCGCGAAACACGGCCTGGAGGGCCTGTCCAAGACGGCCGCCCTGGAAGGCGCACCCCATGGCGTCACCTCGAACTGCGTGAGCCCCGGCTATGTGCGTACACCACTGGTCGAGGCGCAGATCGCCGACCAGGCCGCCGCGCACGGCATCCCTCCCGAGCGGGTTCTCACCGACGTCCTGCTCAGGGACGCGGCGCTCAAGCGGCTCGTCGAGCCGGAGGAGGTCGCCGAGGCCGTCGCCTATCTGTGCACCCCGCAGGCCGCGTTCGTCACCGGCATCTCCCTCGCCCTCGACGGCGGCTGGACCGCCCACTGA
- a CDS encoding helix-turn-helix domain-containing protein, translating into MSEEQLPGDPGHDPEQDSYLDLLARGAAVEAYDRPVLLARAAGAGPEALAALERTKQRALRVRAELEGRRRREAELSALFATAHDLAGLRDLDAVLRAIVQRARSLLGTEVAYLSLNDPVAGDTYMRVTDGSVSARFQQLRLGMGEGLGGLVAQTARPYVTESYFDDDRFRHTRAIDSGVRDEGLVAILGVPLMLGSQVIGVLFAADRRARVFEREQVALLGSFAAHAAVAIDTANLLAETRTALTELERANEIIREHSAVIERASDVHDRLTELVLRGGGVRDVADALSEVLDGTVEFTESPPPAESADGRAVRHGDDWVAAVSAGGEVFGALVLRGNAALDPVDQRTLERAAMVTSLLLLAHRSAGEAEQRVRGELLDDLLDAPDRDRRVLKERAARLRADLDGPHVVLAARVEGPGDRPDRAGADRRRLWSAASHLAATRHGLASARDGGAVLLLPLGAGDTAADVARQTARHLAGTLREPVTVGASAPLDAPAARPAAIAPAYAEARRCLDALLLLGRAGQGAAAQDLGFLGLLLADTRDIDGFVDRTIGQVVAYDRRRGTDLVRTLDAYFASGMSPARTKDRLHVHVNTVAQRLERIGHLLGPDWQSPERALEIQLALRLHTMSPALTD; encoded by the coding sequence ATGTCCGAAGAACAGCTCCCCGGTGACCCGGGCCACGACCCCGAGCAGGACTCCTACCTGGACCTCCTCGCCCGGGGCGCGGCCGTGGAGGCGTACGACCGTCCCGTGCTGCTCGCCCGGGCCGCCGGCGCCGGGCCCGAGGCGCTGGCCGCCCTGGAGCGCACCAAGCAGCGCGCGCTGCGGGTGCGCGCCGAGCTGGAAGGACGCCGCCGCAGGGAGGCCGAGCTGTCCGCCCTCTTCGCGACCGCCCACGACCTGGCGGGCCTGCGCGACCTCGACGCGGTGCTCCGGGCGATCGTGCAGCGCGCCCGCTCCCTGCTGGGCACCGAGGTCGCCTACCTCAGCCTCAACGACCCCGTCGCCGGGGACACCTACATGCGGGTCACCGACGGCTCCGTCTCGGCCCGCTTCCAGCAGCTGCGCCTCGGCATGGGCGAGGGTCTCGGCGGGCTCGTCGCCCAGACCGCCCGGCCCTACGTGACCGAGAGCTACTTCGACGACGACCGCTTCCGCCACACCCGCGCCATCGACTCGGGCGTGCGCGACGAAGGACTCGTCGCGATCCTCGGCGTCCCCCTGATGCTCGGCAGCCAGGTCATCGGCGTCCTGTTCGCCGCGGACCGGCGCGCCCGGGTCTTCGAACGCGAACAGGTCGCGCTCCTCGGTTCCTTCGCCGCCCATGCCGCCGTCGCCATCGACACGGCGAACCTCCTGGCCGAGACCCGCACCGCCCTCACGGAGCTGGAGCGCGCCAACGAGATCATCCGCGAGCACAGCGCGGTCATCGAGCGCGCCTCCGACGTCCATGACCGCCTCACCGAGCTGGTGCTGCGCGGCGGCGGCGTCCGGGACGTGGCGGACGCCCTCTCGGAAGTCCTCGACGGGACGGTCGAGTTCACCGAATCCCCACCGCCGGCCGAGTCCGCCGACGGCCGGGCCGTGCGGCACGGCGACGACTGGGTGGCCGCCGTGTCGGCGGGCGGCGAGGTGTTCGGCGCGCTGGTCCTGCGGGGCAACGCCGCGCTCGACCCGGTCGACCAGCGCACCCTGGAGCGGGCCGCCATGGTCACGTCCCTGCTGCTGCTCGCCCACCGCTCGGCCGGCGAGGCCGAGCAGCGGGTACGGGGCGAACTCCTCGACGACCTGCTGGACGCACCGGACCGGGACCGCCGGGTCCTCAAGGAGCGGGCCGCCCGGCTGCGCGCCGACCTCGACGGCCCCCACGTGGTGCTGGCCGCACGCGTCGAGGGCCCGGGGGACCGCCCCGACCGGGCGGGCGCCGACCGCCGGCGCCTGTGGTCCGCCGCCTCGCACCTGGCCGCGACCCGGCACGGCCTGGCCTCCGCCCGCGACGGCGGCGCGGTCCTCCTGTTGCCGCTGGGCGCCGGGGACACCGCGGCCGACGTCGCCCGCCAGACGGCCCGGCACCTCGCCGGCACCCTGCGCGAGCCCGTCACCGTGGGGGCCTCGGCCCCGCTCGACGCACCCGCCGCCCGCCCGGCCGCGATCGCCCCCGCCTACGCGGAGGCCCGCCGCTGCCTGGACGCGCTGCTCCTGCTGGGTCGCGCGGGCCAGGGCGCGGCGGCCCAGGACCTCGGCTTCCTGGGCCTGCTGCTCGCCGACACCCGCGACATCGACGGCTTCGTGGACCGGACGATCGGCCAGGTCGTGGCGTACGACCGGCGCCGCGGCACCGACCTCGTCCGCACCCTCGACGCCTACTTCGCGAGCGGCATGAGCCCGGCCCGCACGAAGGACCGCCTGCACGTCCACGTGAACACGGTCGCCCAGCGCCTGGAGCGCATAGGCCACCTCCTGGGCCCCGACTGGCAGTCACCGGAACGGGCCCTGGAGATCCAGCTGGCCCTGCGCCTGCACACGATGTCCCCGGCGCTCACGGACTGA